In Blastococcus saxobsidens DD2, the genomic stretch ATCGGCCCGCCTCGGCCTCACCGGCTGGCCGGCCGCTGCGGAGGAGGCGATCATCGCCCGCGACGTGCTGATCGCCGAGCACGTCGGCGCGCGGCTGCACGTCTGCCACGTGTCGACGGCGGGGTCGGTGGAGATCCTGCGGTGGGCGAAGTCCCGCGGCGTCCAGGTGACCGCCGAGGTCACCCCGCACCACCTGCTGCTCACCGACGCCTGCGCGGAGAGCTACGACCCGGTGTTCAAGGTCAACCCGCCGCTGCGGACCGATGCCGACGTCGAGGCACTGCGGGCGGGTCTGGCCGACGGCACGATCGACGCCGTGGGCACCGACCACGCCCCCCACGCGGTGGAGGACAAGGAGAGCGAGTGGGCGGAGGCCCGGCCCGGCATGCTCGGGCTGGAGCAGGCGCTCTCGGTGGTCATCGAGACGATGGTCGAGCCGGGCCGGCTGGACTGGACCGGCGTCGCCGACCGCATGTCGGTGCGCCCGGCGGCCATCGGCCGGCTGGACGGGCACGGCCGTCCGCTGGCCCCCGGGGAGCCGGCCAACCTGGTCCTCGTCGACCCGGTGGCCCGCGCCACCGTCGACCCGGCGGCGCTGGCCAGCCGCAGCCGCAACAGCCCTTACGCCGGCCGGGAACTCCCCGGCCGGGTGGTCGCGACGTTCCTGCGCGGGACGCCGACCGTCCTGGACGGAAAGGCAGTTCGTTGACGCACCCGCTTCCCGGCGGCGAGATCTGCACGCTCGCCCCCACCAGCGCCCCGAGGGGGACCACTGTGCAGATCTCGCAGGAGAGCGGGGTGGCCCGGTGACCGGCGCGATCCTCGTGCTCGAGGACGGCAGGACGTTCCGGGGCGATGCCTACGGTGCGACCGGGACGACGGTCGGGGAGGCGGTCTTCGCCACCGGGATGACCGGCTACCAGGAGACGCTGACCGACCCCAGCTACGCCGGTCAGATCGTGGCCATGACGGCGCCGCACATCGGCAACACCGGCGTCAACGACGAGGACGACGAGAGCCGCCGCATGTGGGTGGCCGGCTTCGTCGTCCGCGACCCCGCCCGCCGCCCGGCCAACTGGCGGGCGACCGGCACCCTCGACGAGGAGCTCAGGGCCCACGGAGTCGTCGGCGTCAGCGGCATCGACACCCGCGCGCTCACCCGGCACCTGCGCGACCGCGGCGCGATGCGGGCCGGGATCAGCAGCGAGCTGGACGCCGACGCACTGCTGGTCAGGGTCACCGCCGCCGAGCGCATGACCGGGGCCGACCTGGCGCCGACGGTGAGCACGCAGCAGCCCTACGTCGTCCCGGCGGTGGGGGAGAAGCGGTTCACCATCGCCGCCCTGGACCTGGGCATCAAGACCGCCACGCCGCGGCACCTGGCCGCCCTCGGCGTCGAGACGCACGTGCTGCCCTCGACGGCCACCGCCGAGGAGCTGCTCGCCGCCGGCCCGGACGGCGTCTTCCTCTCCAACGGCCCGGGCGACCCGGCCGCCGCCGACTACGCCGTCGCCGCGGTGCAGGGCGTGCTCGACGCCCGCCGGCCGCTGTTCGGCATCTGCTTCGGCAACCAGATCCTCGGCCGCGCGCTGGGCCTGGGCACCTACAAGCTGCGCTTCGGCCACCGCGGCCTCAACCAGCCGGTGCTCGACCGGGTGAGCGGCACGGTGCGGGTGACCAGCCACAACCACGGCTTCGCCGTCGACGCCCCGCTGGACCGGCCCACCGACACGCCCTACGGCCAGGTCGAGGTCAGCCACGTCGGGCTCAACGACGACGTCGTCGAGGGGCTGCGCTGCCTGGAGGCGCCCGCGTTCAGCGTGCAGTTCCACCCGGAGTCGGCGGCCGGGCCGCACGACGCCGCGCCACTGTTCCAGCGGTTCGTCGACCTCATGGAATCGGCTCGCCGCGGGGACGCGCACGCCGGTGGACCGGCACCGCAGGTCCAGGACAGCACCGGGGAGAAGATCTGATGCCCAAGCGCACCGACATCGAGCACGTGCTGGTGATCGGCTCGGGGCCGATCCTGATCGGGCAGGCCGCGGAGTTCGACTACTCCGGCACCCAGGCCTGCCGGGTGCTGCGCGCCGAGGGCCTGCGGGTCAGCCTGGTCAACAGCAACCCGGCCACGATCATGACCGACCCGGAGATCGCCGACGCCACCTACATCGAGCCGCTGACGCCGGAGTTCGTCGAGAAGGTCATCGCCAAGGAGCGCCCGGACGCGCTGCTGGCCACGCTCGGCGGTCAGACGGCGCTCAACATCGCCATCGGGCTGTACGAGAACGGCGTCCTGGAGAAGTACGGCGTCCAGCTCATCGGCGCCGACGTCGACGCGATCAACCGCGGCGAGGACCGGCAGCTGTTCAAGGACATCGTCCGGTCCATCGGCGCCGACGCCCCGCGCTCCACGGTCTGCGGGACCGTCGACGAGGCGCTCGCCACCGCCGAGGAGGTCGGCTACCCGGTCGTCATCCGCCCCAGCTTCACCATGGGCGGGTTGGGTTCCGGCATCGCCACCGACGAGTCGATGCTGCGCCGCATGGCCGCCCACGGGCTGGCCGACTCCCCGGTGCACACCGTCCTCATCGAGGAGTCGGTGCTGGGCTGGAAGGAGTACGAGCTGGAGCTGATGCGCGACCGCGGCGACAACGTGGTCGTCATCTGCTCGATCGAGAACATCGACGCGATGGGCGTGCACACCGGCGACTCGGTGACCGTCGCCCCGGCGATGACGCTGACCGACGTCGAGTACCAGCGGATGCGCGACGTCGGGATCGCGGTGCTGCGCGAGGTGGGCGTCGACACCGGCGGCTGCAACATCCAGTTCGCCGTCCACCCCGGGACCGGGCGGCTGGTCGTCATCGAGATGAACCCCCGGGTCTCCCGGTCCAGCGCGCTGGCGTCGAAGGCCACCGGCTTCCCGATCGCCAAGATCGCCGCGAAGCTGGCCATCGGCTACACGCTCGACGAGATCACCAACGACATCACCGGCGTCACCCCCGCGGCGTTCGAGCCGACCCTGGACTACGTCGTGGTGAAGATCCCGCGGTTCGCCTTCGAGAAGTTCCCCGGCGCCGACCCGCGGCTCACCACGACGATGAAGAGCGTCGGCGAGGTCATGGCCATGGGCCGCAACTTCACCGAGGCGCTCGGCAAGGCCATGCGTTCCACCGAGACGAAGGTGGCCGGCTTCTGGACCGGGGAAGTGGAGACCCGGTCGGCCGAGGAGCTGCTGGAGGCGCTGCGCACCCCGGTCGACGGCCGGCTGTACCTGGCCGAGCAAGCCCTCGCCACCGGCGCGACGGTCGAAGACGTAGCGGCGGCAAGTGATTTCGATCCATGGTTCGTCGACCAGATCGCCCTGGTCCGCGAGGTGGGCGAGGCCGTGCAGGAGGCGCCGTCGCTGACCGAGCCGCTGCTCCGGCGGGCCAAGCGGCACGGGCTGTCCGACCGGCAGATCGCGGCGCTGCGGCCGGAGCTGGCCGGGGAGGACGGCGTCCGCACGCTGCGCTGGCGGCTGGGGGTACGGCCGGTCTACAAGACCGTCGACACCTGCGCCGCGGAGTTCGCCGCGCGCACGCCCTACCACTACTCGTCCTACGACGAGGAGACCGAGGTGCAACCCCGCGAGAGGCCGGCGGTGCTGATCCTGGGCTCGGGACCCAACCGGATCGGGCAGGGGATCGAGTTCGACTACTCGTGCGTGCACGCGGTGATGGCGCTGCAGGACGCCGGCTACGAGGCGGTGATGGTCAACTGCAACCCGGAGACCGTCTCCACCGACTACGACACCGCCGACCGGCTGTACTTCGAGCCGCTGACCTTCGAGGACGTCCTCGAGGTGGTCGAGGCCGAGCGCGCGGCCGGTCCGGTCGCCGGGGTCATCTGCACCCTCGGCGGGCAGACCCCGCTGGGCCTGGCCCAGCGGCTCAAGGACGCCGGCGTGCCGGTGCTGGGCACCTCGCCGGAGGCGATCGACGACGCCGAGCACCGGGGGGCCTTCTCCCGCGTGCTCGCCGACACCGGCCTGCTGGCGCCCAAGCACGGGACGGCGACCACGTACGCCGAGGCGCAGGAGATCGCCGCAGGCATCGGCTACCCGGTGCTGGTCCGGCCGTCCTACGTGCTCGGTGGCCGCGGCATGGAGATCGTCTACGACGACGCCACGCTCGAGGCCTACATCGCCAAGGCCACCGACGTCAGCGTCGCCCACCCGGTGCTGGTCGACCGGTTCCTCGAGGACGCGGTGGAGATCGACGTCGACGCGCTCTACGACGGCACGGAGCTGTACCTCGGCGGCGTCATGGAGCACATCGAGGAGGCCGGCATCCACTCCGGTGACTCCGCCTGCGCCCTGCCGCCGATCACGCTGGGCTCGGCGGACCTGCTGAAGATCCGCGCCGCCACCGAGAAGCTGGCCGGGCGGATCGGCGTGCGGGGCCTGGTGAACGTCCAGTACGCGATCAAGGACGACATCCTCTACGTCATCGAGGCGAACCCGCGGGCCAGCCGGACGGTGCCGTTCGTCTCCAAGGCGACGGCGGTGCAGCTGGCCAAGGCCGCGGCCCGCATCGCCGTCGGGGAGACGATCGCCGGCCTGCGCGGGGCCGGCGTGCTGCCCGCGACCGGCGACGGGACCGACCTGCCCGCGGACGCGCCGATCGCGGTGAAGGAGGCGGTCCTGCCCTTCCACCGCTTCCGCACCGTCGAGGGTCACGGCGTCGACACCGTCCTCTCCCCGGAGATGAAGAGCACCGGCGAGGTCATGGGGCTGGACGACGAGTTCGGCACCGCGTTCGCCAAGTCGCAGGCGGCGGCCTACGGCTCGCTGCCGGTCGAGGGCACGGTGTTCGTGTCGCTGGCCAACCGGGACAAGCGCTCGGCGGTCTTCCCGGTCAAGCGGCTGGCCGACCTCGGCTTCCGGGTGCTCGCCACCGCCGGCACCGCGCAGGTGCTGCGTCGCCACGGGGTCGTCTGCGAGATGGTCGGCAAGTTCAGCGAGGGGCCGGGGAACGTCGTCGAGGCGATCCTCGCCGGGGACGTCGACATGGTGGTCAACACGCCGTTCGGCTCACCGGGGAACAGCGGCCCCCGGCTGGACGGGTACGAGATCCGGACCGCCGCGGTGAGCTCCGGCATCCCGTGCATCACCACGGTGCAGGGCCTCGCCGCCGCCGTCCAGGGGATCGAGGCGCTGCGGCGCGGGGACGTCGGCGTCCGCAGCCTGCAGGAGGTGCACGCGGCGCTGGCCGGCGGCACGCACGGGGGGCCCAGCACGTTCGCCGGCACCCCGGCGTGACCGTGGCGTCGGCGCAGGACACCGTCCGGGGGCTGGGAGCGGACCTGGCCGCCCGGGGCCTCCTGGCGGACCTGCCGGCGGCCTTCGTCGCCGGCGTCACCCGGTTCGCCCGGCCGCCGCAGCCGGAGCTCGACTCGCTCGCGACGGCAGCCGACGGACTGGCGGCCCGGCTGGCCGGCGGGAACGCCGGGGATGGCGACCTGCCGCTGCTCACCCGGGTGCTGTACTTCGCCGGGCACGCCGACGTGCTCGCCGGGGCGGGCCTGCCGGTGCCCGGGTACGACGTCCTCGGCGGCTTCCGGGAGAACCTCGCCCGCCCGCTGGGTCCGCGGCTGCCCGAGCGACCGACGGCGGACGGACGGCGCTGGCGGGTGCTCGGCCGCTCGGTCGGCTTCCCGATCGGCGTACCGGCCTGCGTGCTCAACGGCAGCGAGGCGTGGGTGCGGCACAACGTGGCCAACGGCTGGTCCGTGCTCACCTACAAGACCGTCCGCGGTCGCGAGCACCCGCCGAACGAGCAGCCGAACTGGACGTTCGCGCCCCGGGAGACCGCGAGCCTGCCGCCCGGTGCGGTGGCCGACGTGGTCTCCGACCCGTGGGACTGGGTGGCGCCGGGGACGCCGGAGGTGAGCACGGTGAACTCGTTCGGGGTCCCCTCGCCGGCGCCGGAGGAGTGGCTGGGTGACCTGGAGCGCTCGCTGGTCGCGGCCGGCGAGGACGGGCTGCTCCTGGTGAGCGTCATGGGCGAGGGGAACGGCACCGACCTGGTCGACGACTTCTGCCGCACCGCACGGATGGCGGAGGAGGCCGGTGCCCCGGTGATCGAGCTGAACCTGTCGTGCCCGAACACGCTCAGCGCCTCCGCGGGCGGGGTGAAACCCCCGCTGTGCCTGGACGCCGACGCGACCGTGGCCGTGGTGGAGGCCGTGCGGCGGGCGCTGGACGACCGCACCGGGGTGGTCGCCAAGCTGTCCTGGCTCGACGAGCAGCAGCTGGCCGCGCTCGTCCCGCGCCTGGCGCCGCTGGTCGACGGCATCGCCGGGATCAACACCCTGCAGAGCCGGGTCCGCCGCAGCGACGGCGCACCCACCTTTCCCGGCCGCGAGCTGGCCGGGCTGTCCGGCGTCGCCGTGCGCGACTCCGCGCTCGACTTCACCCGGCGGCTGGTCGCTCTCCGCGCGGCCGGCGGCGTGCACTTCGACGTCCTCGCGATGGGCGGCGTCACCGACCCGGCGTCGTTCGAGGCGCTGTTCGCCCTCGGCGCCGACGCCGTGCAATCGGCCTCCGGAGCGTTCGCCGATCCGTTCCTCGCCCGGCGCTGCATCGCCGCGCTGGGGGAAACCCTGCCGCGTGCCGTGGAGGTCCCGTGACCGAGCTTGCGAGGTCACGCATGGGCACAGCACCGCCGGGCGCGGGTTCGACGAGCGTCAGCGAGGAGGACTCGTGATCGTCCCCTTCGGGCAGCGCCTGGCGGCCGCGGTCGCCGAGCGGGGCCCGCTGTGCGTGGGCATCGACCCGCACCGGGAGCTCCTCCTCGACTGGGGCGTCGGTGACGACGTCGACGGGCTGCGCCGCTTCACCGATGCGGTGGTCGACGCGCTCGCCGGATCGGTGGCCGTGCTGAAGCCGCAGCTGGCCTTCTACGAACGGTTCGGCTCGCGCGGGCTGGCGGTGCTCGAGGACGCGGTGGTGAGGGCCCACGAGGCGGGCGCCCTCGTGCTGCTGGACGCCAAGCGTGGCGACATCGGCTCGACCATGGCCGCCTACGCCGACTACCTGCGCAGCGACCACCCGATGCAGGTGGACGCCATGACCGTCAGCCCCTATCTCGGGCCGGAGTCGCTGCGGCCCGCCGTCAGCACCGCGACGAGGTTCGGCGGGGGCCTGTTCGTCCTGGCCCGCACCTCGAACCCGGATGCGGGCGCCTTCCAGCACGCCGTGCTGTCCGACGGGGCCCGTCAGCGGTCGGTCGCGCAGGTCGTCGTCGACACGGTCCGCGGCTGGAACGCCGCGGACGGGTTCGTCGGCGATCCGCCGACGGCCCTGGCGCCGTCCGTGGACGCCCGCAGCGGGTGGGGCCCGTCCACGGGGTCGTTCGGCGTCGTCGTGGGTGCCACGCTGGACGCGCTCGACGTCGACCTCGACGGTCTCGGTGGGCCGGTCCTCGCCCCCGGTCTCGGCGCGCAGGGCGGCTCGGTGAGTGATCTGCGCCGACTGTTCGGCGCGGGCACGGCCGTCGTCGCGACCGTCTCCCGCGACGTCCTCGGCGCCGGCCCCGACCCGGCCGCGCTGCGGACGGCCGCCGCGCGCTGGGCGGAGGCGCTGGCGACGTGAGCCGCCGCCGGTCCGGTCGGCGTGCGACGCCCACGACCGACTGACCACCCGACCGGCGTGGGGCAAGACCCGTTTCCGGGCCCCTATGCTGGGCCATCGTGACGACGACGGGGCCGACGAGCGTGGCGGACGCCGTGGCCCGTGCCGACGAGGTGGCGCAGACGGTCGCGGGTCCGCTCGCGGACCGCACCGACTCGGGCGTCTGGCCGGCCGAGGCGATCCGGGCCCTGCAGGCCGCCGGGCTCGGTGGCCTGGCCGCGCCCCGCTCGGTCGGCGGAGCGGGTCTCGGACTGCGCGGCGTCGCGGCGGTGTGCGAGGTGCTGGGCCGGGTGTGCGCCTCGACCGCGCTCTGCTTCGGGATGCACTGCGTGGCCACCGCGGTGCTCGCCGCGAAGCCGACCGAACGGCAGCGCACGGAGTTCCTCGGCGCGATCGTGGCAGGGGAGCACCTGACCACCCTGGCCGTGTCCGAGCCGGGCACCGGTGCCCAGTTCTGGCTGCCGCAGACCCGGATGACGCGCGATGCGGCGGGGCTGCGGATCACCGGTGAGAAGTCGTTCATCACCAACGGCTCGCA encodes the following:
- a CDS encoding dihydroorotase — translated: MTNYLIKGAKPYGGESVDILIEDGRIAAVGGPLPTTGAEVVEAAGLVALPGLVDLHTHLREPGREDAETVETGSRAAALGGFTAVHAMANTDPVADTAGVVEQVWRLGQEAGLVDVVPVGAVTVGLKGERLAELGAMADSAARVRVFSDDGHCVADPALMRRALEYVKALDGVVAQHAEEPRLTVGAQMHEGDRSARLGLTGWPAAAEEAIIARDVLIAEHVGARLHVCHVSTAGSVEILRWAKSRGVQVTAEVTPHHLLLTDACAESYDPVFKVNPPLRTDADVEALRAGLADGTIDAVGTDHAPHAVEDKESEWAEARPGMLGLEQALSVVIETMVEPGRLDWTGVADRMSVRPAAIGRLDGHGRPLAPGEPANLVLVDPVARATVDPAALASRSRNSPYAGRELPGRVVATFLRGTPTVLDGKAVR
- the carA gene encoding glutamine-hydrolyzing carbamoyl-phosphate synthase small subunit translates to MTGAILVLEDGRTFRGDAYGATGTTVGEAVFATGMTGYQETLTDPSYAGQIVAMTAPHIGNTGVNDEDDESRRMWVAGFVVRDPARRPANWRATGTLDEELRAHGVVGVSGIDTRALTRHLRDRGAMRAGISSELDADALLVRVTAAERMTGADLAPTVSTQQPYVVPAVGEKRFTIAALDLGIKTATPRHLAALGVETHVLPSTATAEELLAAGPDGVFLSNGPGDPAAADYAVAAVQGVLDARRPLFGICFGNQILGRALGLGTYKLRFGHRGLNQPVLDRVSGTVRVTSHNHGFAVDAPLDRPTDTPYGQVEVSHVGLNDDVVEGLRCLEAPAFSVQFHPESAAGPHDAAPLFQRFVDLMESARRGDAHAGGPAPQVQDSTGEKI
- the carB gene encoding carbamoyl-phosphate synthase large subunit: MPKRTDIEHVLVIGSGPILIGQAAEFDYSGTQACRVLRAEGLRVSLVNSNPATIMTDPEIADATYIEPLTPEFVEKVIAKERPDALLATLGGQTALNIAIGLYENGVLEKYGVQLIGADVDAINRGEDRQLFKDIVRSIGADAPRSTVCGTVDEALATAEEVGYPVVIRPSFTMGGLGSGIATDESMLRRMAAHGLADSPVHTVLIEESVLGWKEYELELMRDRGDNVVVICSIENIDAMGVHTGDSVTVAPAMTLTDVEYQRMRDVGIAVLREVGVDTGGCNIQFAVHPGTGRLVVIEMNPRVSRSSALASKATGFPIAKIAAKLAIGYTLDEITNDITGVTPAAFEPTLDYVVVKIPRFAFEKFPGADPRLTTTMKSVGEVMAMGRNFTEALGKAMRSTETKVAGFWTGEVETRSAEELLEALRTPVDGRLYLAEQALATGATVEDVAAASDFDPWFVDQIALVREVGEAVQEAPSLTEPLLRRAKRHGLSDRQIAALRPELAGEDGVRTLRWRLGVRPVYKTVDTCAAEFAARTPYHYSSYDEETEVQPRERPAVLILGSGPNRIGQGIEFDYSCVHAVMALQDAGYEAVMVNCNPETVSTDYDTADRLYFEPLTFEDVLEVVEAERAAGPVAGVICTLGGQTPLGLAQRLKDAGVPVLGTSPEAIDDAEHRGAFSRVLADTGLLAPKHGTATTYAEAQEIAAGIGYPVLVRPSYVLGGRGMEIVYDDATLEAYIAKATDVSVAHPVLVDRFLEDAVEIDVDALYDGTELYLGGVMEHIEEAGIHSGDSACALPPITLGSADLLKIRAATEKLAGRIGVRGLVNVQYAIKDDILYVIEANPRASRTVPFVSKATAVQLAKAAARIAVGETIAGLRGAGVLPATGDGTDLPADAPIAVKEAVLPFHRFRTVEGHGVDTVLSPEMKSTGEVMGLDDEFGTAFAKSQAAAYGSLPVEGTVFVSLANRDKRSAVFPVKRLADLGFRVLATAGTAQVLRRHGVVCEMVGKFSEGPGNVVEAILAGDVDMVVNTPFGSPGNSGPRLDGYEIRTAAVSSGIPCITTVQGLAAAVQGIEALRRGDVGVRSLQEVHAALAGGTHGGPSTFAGTPA
- a CDS encoding dihydroorotate oxidase translates to MTVASAQDTVRGLGADLAARGLLADLPAAFVAGVTRFARPPQPELDSLATAADGLAARLAGGNAGDGDLPLLTRVLYFAGHADVLAGAGLPVPGYDVLGGFRENLARPLGPRLPERPTADGRRWRVLGRSVGFPIGVPACVLNGSEAWVRHNVANGWSVLTYKTVRGREHPPNEQPNWTFAPRETASLPPGAVADVVSDPWDWVAPGTPEVSTVNSFGVPSPAPEEWLGDLERSLVAAGEDGLLLVSVMGEGNGTDLVDDFCRTARMAEEAGAPVIELNLSCPNTLSASAGGVKPPLCLDADATVAVVEAVRRALDDRTGVVAKLSWLDEQQLAALVPRLAPLVDGIAGINTLQSRVRRSDGAPTFPGRELAGLSGVAVRDSALDFTRRLVALRAAGGVHFDVLAMGGVTDPASFEALFALGADAVQSASGAFADPFLARRCIAALGETLPRAVEVP
- the pyrF gene encoding orotidine-5'-phosphate decarboxylase: MIVPFGQRLAAAVAERGPLCVGIDPHRELLLDWGVGDDVDGLRRFTDAVVDALAGSVAVLKPQLAFYERFGSRGLAVLEDAVVRAHEAGALVLLDAKRGDIGSTMAAYADYLRSDHPMQVDAMTVSPYLGPESLRPAVSTATRFGGGLFVLARTSNPDAGAFQHAVLSDGARQRSVAQVVVDTVRGWNAADGFVGDPPTALAPSVDARSGWGPSTGSFGVVVGATLDALDVDLDGLGGPVLAPGLGAQGGSVSDLRRLFGAGTAVVATVSRDVLGAGPDPAALRTAAARWAEALAT